The Horticoccus luteus DNA window ACGCTCGTTGCGCGGGCGCCGGTGGGATGCGGGAGGCGGAACTCGACGTCGCGCGGATGGCGGGGGCCGGCGCACGTGACGTGCGCGCGGATCACGCCGTGGGCGAGGTCGGAGTCGACGCGGAAGGAGAGCGGGCCGAAATAGCTGCTCACGTTTTCCACGGAGATTGTTTTTCCGTCGGCGAGATAGTCGCGCGGCACGGTGGCGAGGAGGTGCAGGGTGTCGCCGTCTTCGAAGTAAAGCATCCAGCGCGTCTGCATCAGGAACCAGGCTTCTTCGTGCGTCTTGTGGTCGCTCGCGGGGAAGAAGTGTTCGGTGAACGTATAGGTGCTGCGATCGGCGAGCGCGGCGACGGCGTTGTAGTAAGCTTTGAGGAACGGCTTCACTTCACCGCGGTGGAGATGAACCCACGGGTGGCGGCTATAGTAAGGTTGGGAAAACGCGACGTTGTCGGCCAGCATCAGCTCGCTGTTGACGTGCAGCAGCGCGGTCGTGACGGGCTCGTCGGGGGCGAGCACTTCCTGGAACGCGAGGTAGAGCGGTCCGAGGAGGGAGTCGCGCGCGGTCATCGTGCCGTGCGTGAACACCGGTGCGCCGTCCACGTGCAGCATCATCACGCCGCGGTCTTCCGTCCATGGCGGGGCGGTGCGGGACCAGGTGCCGTCGCCGAGCGGGACGACGGGTGAACGCGCCATCGATTCGGCGAGGGCGGTGCGGAGGTCGGCGCGCAGGCTGTCGGCTTCCGCGCGCCAGCGGGCGCTGGCGGCGGGGTCGATGGCGACGAGCATTTCGGCGGCGCGGGCGAGGCCGAGGTAGGCGTAGCCGCTGAGCATGAAGGAGTGAAACGGATCGTCGGGATCGGCGACTTTGCCTTCGAGGAGGCCGTAGCCGTGGCCGCGAAGGGCTTCCGTGCGGTTGCGGGCGCGCCACGCGGCGAGAAACTCGCAGGACTTGATCACCTTCGGCGCGACTGCGCGGGCCCAGGTGTCGTCGTGCGTATAGCGATAGTGTTCGCCGATGGTCCAGAGGGCGGCGCCGGTTTCGAGCATATAGCCGTTGAAGTTCTGGATGAAGCCGTCGGCGTGTTGCTTATCGAGGAAGTAGTTGATCGCGCGGCGGGCGGTCTCGTGCCAGCCCATCGAATCCATGAACTGGATGATGGGTGCGCTTTCGGAGCCGATGGGGCTGTAGATACCGATCGTCGGGGCGAGGGTGCCATGGGGCTCGAGGCCGTAGTTGATCAAATCTAGGTGAAGCAGGCCGGCGCGCATCATTTCATCCATCCGCGGTTCGGGCAGGTGGAGGCGCGCGGCGGAGGCGAGCTTGCCGCGCCAGAAAGCCCGAGCTTCGGCGAGGCGCATGTCGAAGGACTGCGTGGCCAGGGCCGCCGCGCGCGCGGCGGAGATCGGCGAGTGGGGGACGAAGAAGTCGAAAGTGACGCTGGCGCCGGGTTGGAGGAGGACGGATTTCTCCGGCAGGTCGAGCGGACCGTCGGCGGTGCGCGACACCGCGAAGACGCGGCCGGTGGGAAACACGCCGAAGCCCGTGGCGCGGTCGAAAGTCCACGCGGGCGGCTTCATCACGGGCGGGAGCGTGGGCGAGACGCTTTTAAAGAGCGCGTAGGCGGGCGTGGCGCCGCGGTTGGTCGCGACGACGCGCGCGTAGAGGACGGTTTCCTCGGGCTGGTCGAGCTCGGTTGGACGGAGTTTCTCCAACTCGGCGCTTTGCTCGGGGGTGAACATGTGGCCGTGGCTGTAAGCGTCGGCGACGAGGTAGTGGGTGCCGCGGAGGTGAGCAGCGTCGAAGGGGGATTTTTCGTAGCTGGCGAAAAGTGTGACGTCGTAGACGAGCGCGTCATCGACGGTCTCGGCGTGGAGAATGGGGAGATCGCCGTCGTCGAGGCGGCGGGTGATGTGATCGGCGGGGCCCCAGCCGCGGCCGACGTTGAAGAGGTAGATGGGTTGTTGATCGCTGGTCTCGGGAAGCTTGAGGTCGAAACCGCTGCGTGTGGGCTGAATCGAGGTGGCGCGGGGGTCGATGCGGAAGATGCGCATGTCGCGGCTGAGGCCGAGCCATGTCTGGACTTTTTGCTCGCGGGTGTGAGTAGCGGCGTCGGGAAAGTTTTCCTCGGGTTCGCGTTCGTAGCGTTGGAGTTTGGTCAACGTGCCGCGGGCGTGCGTGGCGGCGGCGATTTGGGCGTAGGCGCGCGGGTCGCTGGCGAGGGTGATGGCAACGCCTTCCGCGGGCAGGAAAACGGGAAACTCGGTGGTGACATCGCCCGCACGGACGGTGAACGCCCAAGCGGGCGTGCGGAGCGTGACGAGGACGTCGGCGGCGGAGGCGGCGGCGGGAGGTTTTGCGGTGACGAGGAATTCGACGCGGTGCGGCGACGATGAGGCCGGGGCGCGGGGTGAGGGCACCCCGCCCACAGTGGAGGGGGCGGGCGTTCCGTCGGCAATGCGGGGTGAGAGCACCCCGCCAACAGTGAGAGGGAGGACGGCGACGGTGCCGCGGTCGGCGGTGAGTTCGAGCGCGGAGAGATCGGCGGGGGAGACGGCGGCGAGCCGGAGGGGCGTGGCGCCGGCGGAGGGCTCGGTGGAGGTTAGGGGCGCGGTCGGCTCGGATTGCGCGGAAAGCGAGAAGGCGGCGGAGACTATGAGGGCCATGACAAGAGGGAGACGGATCATGCGCGGATAGGTGAGGGGGCTTTGTCGCCCGGCGTCGAGGCTGGTTCAACTTGATTGTCAGCGCGACGGAGGGCGGGCGTTAACTGGAATGCGAAACGCCCGCTCACTCTGCGCTGGCGCTGGGGCGAGGCGAGGCGTTGAGTGCGGGCGCCGCGTTGCTTTGCGCCGGCGAGTGCGCGCCCCTTCTCAACTTATCCGCCTTTTCGCATGAGTGCTCCCATCAAGTTCGGCCTGATCGGCCTGGATACGTCGCACGTGCTCGTTTTCAGCGACACGTTTAACAACGCGGAGGGAAAGCAGTTTCTTCCTGGCGCGCGCGTGGTGGCGGCGTGGCCGGGAGGTTCACCGGATCTTGAGTCGAGCCGCAGCCGCGTGCCGGGCTACACGGCGGAGGTGCGGGATAAATTTGGCGTGGAGATCGCGGACTCAATTGAGGACGTCGTGGCGGCGAGCGATGCGATTTTGCTGACGTCGCTCGACGGGCGGGTGCATCGCGAGCAGTTCGCGCGCGTGGCGGCGGCGGGGCCGGGCAAGCCGGTGTTTCTCGACAAGCCGTTCGCGCTGACGGAGGCGGACGCGCGGGCGATTTTCGCGACGGCGAAGGCGCATGACGTGCCGTTGTTCTCATCGTCGTCGCTGCGGTTTACGGGTGCGCTGACGCGGGTGGTGACGGCGGAGACCAAGCGCACGGTCAGAGGCGCGGACTTTCATGGGCCGGTGGCGCTTGAACCGACTAATCCGGGTTTCTTTTGGTATGGGATTCACGCAGTCGAGATGCTTTACGCGACGATGGGGCGCGGGTGTGGGAGTGTGCGTTGCGTGACGACGGAGCATTACGATCTCGTCACGGCGACGTGGGCGGACGGGCGGATCGGGACGGTGCGCGGCAATCGCACGGGCAACTACGAATTTCACGGGCTCGTGCATTTCGAGAAACACAGTGCGCACGTGAATGTGCAAACGGAGACGAAAGGCTTTTTCACCTGTCTGGCGGAAGCGGTGCTGGAGTTTGTGCGGACGCGGCAGGCACCGGTCGATCCGGAGGAAACGATCGAATTGGTGCGGTTTATCGTGGCGGCGAACGAGAGTCGGGCGAACGGCGGGCGGGAAGTGACCCTATGAGCACGGCACGACGGAGCGGGAGCGCAATCGGCCGATGAGCAACGACGGGCCATTGCCGGGGGAGCCGGCGTTTTGGGATCAGCGTTACGCGGCGGAGCGGACGCCGTGGGACGCGGGCGGCGCCGCGCCGCGGCTGGTGCGTTTCGCCGCGGAAAACGCGGGGCCGGGGCGCGCGTTGATTCCGGGCTGCGGCCGCGGCTACGAAGTGGCGGTGTTGGCGCGGGCGGGTTGGGACGTGAGCGCGATCGACTTCTCGGCGGTCGCGGTGGAACGCGCGCGGCGTCTGCTCGGGCCGGGGCTCGGGGAGCGCGTGCGCGTGGGAGATTTTTTCCAAGGAGGACTGTCGGCGGGGACCTTCGATCTCGTTTACGAGCGAACGTTTTTCTGCGCGCTTTCGCCCCGGCAACGAGAGGCGTATGTGGCGCGCATGGCGGAATTGCTTCGCGCGGATGGGCGGTTGGTGGGATTTTTCTACACGGGCGACGAACGCGACGGCCCGCCCTATCAACTCAGCGCGGCGGACGAAGAAGCGCTGTTCCGGCCGCGATTCGAACTCGTCCGCGAAGAGGTGGTGCCAGAATCGATGCCGCTTTTCGAAGGGCGCGAGCGGTGGCGGGAATACCGGCGACGGTAGCGTTCGGCCGCTGTCGGCGTGATGAAACGCGAAAACGTGGCGTGCGACGCGCGATGGTTCGTTGCGGCAGGCACAGAGGCTTTGGGTCAGCGACTTGCGGGCAGTGAGGCTTTTTTCTCGATCTCTAGGCAATTCACCCCATGTTTCGCCGTTCCATGTCATCCCCATCCCGCTGCGGAGTTCTGCTTTTTATCGCTTCGCTCGCATTGACGGGCGTCGGCCGCGCTCAGGTGCTGACGGCGGACACGCTGGGAGCGAGTCAGGCCAGCTTTTATCCGGAAAACTTCACGTTTACGCAGACGTTCTCACAAGTCAGCCAGATCGAATCGCTGACGTTCCGCTTACTGGCCGGTTCGAACGACTTCTCGGCTTCGACGTTAAATTACTATTTCAGCGAGTGGAATCCGATCACGGGACTGGCCACGGGGACCGCTCTGGCGCAGGGGACATTGGACATTGATGCTGGCGCGGCCTGGCAGCACGCCGCCATCTACAGCGGTGTGTATAACTATTTCGATGCGACCTTGGATTTGAGCTCCGTGGCGAGCGGCCTCACTCCGTCCGCCACCTATGCCATCAGTTTTTATGGGTCGATGACAGGAGTTCCCGGGGGAGTGTATGCCCCCGGGCTCGCCCTTTCTTCCAGTCTTTATGCAGATGGCGGAACGTTCATCTTGGATCCCAGCGTCACTGACGGAAGCCAACTGACCACCAACGCCAGCGGAAACTACGCAGGGAACTACGACCTGCTCTTTTCCGCCGGGCCTTCGTCGCTATCGCCCGTGCCCGAGGCGGGGACGACGGCGGTGGTTTTGGCCGGTTTGTTCGTGAGCGGTTTGGTAGGTTGGCAGATTCGTCAGCGCCGGCGAGCGGTCGGCGTGTCCGCCGACGTGGTTTGATGCAACTGATGGCGGGCCGCCGGCAATCCCGGCGAGTCAAAGCCCTGCGTATCGCGGGCAGCGCGTTACTCCTTCTGCTCGTGGCCGGCGGTTGGTGGAGCTACCGGCCGGCGGTCACGCGTTACCATCATTGGAAACAGCGGCGCGCGCTTACGCAGGCGCGGGATTTTCTGGCGCAGAAAAATTTCACGAGCGCGAAACTGGCGCTGGATGTCGCGCTGGAGGCGGTGCCGGGCGATCCGGACGCCTTGCGGGTGGCCGCCGATTTGCTGGATTCCGTGGGCCTGCCGCAGGTGATGCCGTTGCGCCGCCGGCTGGTGCAAATGGCGCCCGGTTCGGTCGAGGATCGGGCGGCGTTGGTCGCCAGCGCGTTGCGGTTTCACGATCTGAACGCCGCGCGCGATGCGCTGAGCGAAATGACACCGGAGCAGGCGGAGCAGCCGGCGGCGTTGAAGGCGGCGCTGAGCTTTGCGTTGGCGACGAATAATAAACCCATCGCCGACCTGCTGTATGATCGGTTGCAGAAGGCGGAACCGACAAATGGAAACCTCAAGGTGATGCACGCGTTGCTGCGGCTGCAGAGTCCGCAACCTGCCACCGTGATCGCGGCGCGACAGGAGTTGGAGGTGTTGGCCAAGGACCCGCGCAACAGTCTTTTCATTCACCGCGAAATGACGGTCGAGGCCATGGCCCGCCATGACGCCCAGGAGGCGGCGCAGCAGGCGAAACGGGCGGTTGCAGATCCGCGCTCGACGTTGGAGGACCGTCTGCACCTCGCGAATATCGAACTGAATTTCGAGCGACGCCCGTTCGGCGACGTCTGGGCCGAAGTGGTCCCGCACGCGCAAGGCACGGCCGCGGATGCGGCGGCGGCGGTGCGGTGGTTGATCGTGGTCGGCGAGGCGGCGCGGGTGCCGGCGTGGATCGAGGGTTTGCCGGCGGCGC harbors:
- a CDS encoding Gfo/Idh/MocA family protein, whose product is MSAPIKFGLIGLDTSHVLVFSDTFNNAEGKQFLPGARVVAAWPGGSPDLESSRSRVPGYTAEVRDKFGVEIADSIEDVVAASDAILLTSLDGRVHREQFARVAAAGPGKPVFLDKPFALTEADARAIFATAKAHDVPLFSSSSLRFTGALTRVVTAETKRTVRGADFHGPVALEPTNPGFFWYGIHAVEMLYATMGRGCGSVRCVTTEHYDLVTATWADGRIGTVRGNRTGNYEFHGLVHFEKHSAHVNVQTETKGFFTCLAEAVLEFVRTRQAPVDPEETIELVRFIVAANESRANGGREVTL
- a CDS encoding methyltransferase domain-containing protein, with translation MSNDGPLPGEPAFWDQRYAAERTPWDAGGAAPRLVRFAAENAGPGRALIPGCGRGYEVAVLARAGWDVSAIDFSAVAVERARRLLGPGLGERVRVGDFFQGGLSAGTFDLVYERTFFCALSPRQREAYVARMAELLRADGRLVGFFYTGDERDGPPYQLSAADEEALFRPRFELVREEVVPESMPLFEGRERWREYRRR
- a CDS encoding tetratricopeptide repeat protein is translated as MQLMAGRRQSRRVKALRIAGSALLLLLVAGGWWSYRPAVTRYHHWKQRRALTQARDFLAQKNFTSAKLALDVALEAVPGDPDALRVAADLLDSVGLPQVMPLRRRLVQMAPGSVEDRAALVASALRFHDLNAARDALSEMTPEQAEQPAALKAALSFALATNNKPIADLLYDRLQKAEPTNGNLKVMHALLRLQSPQPATVIAARQELEVLAKDPRNSLFIHREMTVEAMARHDAQEAAQQAKRAVADPRSTLEDRLHLANIELNFERRPFGDVWAEVVPHAQGTAADAAAAVRWLIVVGEAARVPAWIEGLPAALRADPAVVAAQANALAAAENWDGLQQMIESGAWGKVDHDAVGLAFTARVAGARQNAELQRKVWDEALAATGNSLTELNVLYRLATLWRWDAPVERTLWAIVKGHPNEGWASQALFSHYREQKDTSGMRQLMDSLRGSDPTMPRYKYDWALLSLLCSPSANWTSPKETMRTLYAGEPNNASYATGYAFALAQSDKADEALAVTGKLSADALALPARAPYLAYIYGVGRQKEAFGKYASRQADLTNLLPEETALFSQGRAAVNRPAPAKTSASDKPTKTEKTPVATSPEPSAKP